A part of Phoenix dactylifera cultivar Barhee BC4 chromosome 2, palm_55x_up_171113_PBpolish2nd_filt_p, whole genome shotgun sequence genomic DNA contains:
- the LOC103695737 gene encoding probable acetyltransferase NATA1-like yields the protein MDDARSPPKTYRLSSAANPISPAALSSPELPFVWARIRLADKQDVPIIHRLICQLTGFLHFNHVFSATESSLSSTLFPTPSPPPFLSLTALLLELSPSPIPQRDLEDEKEEDREENKTGSVVHRIELAAPMADPEAEAFASPRGRGLVVAGFTLCFPKYSAFRAKPGLYVEGLFVREAWRRRGLGRMLLSAVATQAARMGLPKVEWGVPNWNAGAVYF from the coding sequence ATGGATGATGCACGGTCGCCCCCCAAAACATACCGCTTGTCTTCCGCCGCCAACCCAATCTCTCCGGCCGCCTTGTCTTCGCCGGAGCTCCCCTTCGTCTGGGCTCGGATTCGGCTGGCCGACAAGCAGGACGTCCCCATCATCCACCGCCTCATCTGCCAATTGACCGGCTTCCTCCATTTCAATCACGTCTTTTCTGCCACCGagtcctccctctcttccaccCTCTTCCCCACTCCCTCCCCTCCGCCGTTCCTCTCCCTCACCGCCCTCCTCCTCGAGCTCTCCCCCTCTCCCATCCCCCAACGAGACCTCGAGGACGAGAAGGAAGAAGACAGAGAAGAGAACAAAACCGGTTCTGTCGTCCACCGAATCGAGCTGGCGGCGCCGATGGCGGACCCGGAGGCAGAGGCGTTCGCATCGCCTAGGGGCCGGGGGCTGGTTGTCGCGGGGTTCACGCTGTGCTTCCCCAAGTACTCGGCCTTCCGGGCGAAGCCAGGGCTGTACGTGGAAGGCCTGTTCGTGAGGGAGGCTTGGCGGCGGAGGGGGCTTGGGCGGATGCTCCTCTCGGCGGTGGCGACGCAGGCGGCGAGGATGGGGTTGCCGAAGGTGGAGTGGGGCGTGCCCAACTGGAACGCCGGCGCCGTCTACTTCTAG